The Vigna angularis cultivar LongXiaoDou No.4 chromosome 6, ASM1680809v1, whole genome shotgun sequence genome contains the following window.
gtcgtgagtctcttgggaaacgatacttggtcttaccatttattattacttaatacgattggtacacttgtcgaggtcttaacaaTTGGTCAAGCTTTGGATGAAAGCTCTCGTCTCTTGTTGGAATTGCATATTCTGAATTGTCATCTGCCTCAATAACTCCTCCAATGTAGGCTTAGAAGAAGTGGAAGGTTGAGAAGTTGTTTGGGCATATATGtcttattgttgttgttgtctcTAGTATTGTTGCACTGGTAGAGGCACATAGGGTCTACTCGGCCCTACAACATTCTGATTATGGAATGGTGgtgattattgttgttgttgctgttgtggAGCATTAGACCATCTTAGATTTAGGTGATTCCTTCACCCTGGGTTGTATTTGTTGTTGGACAAGTCAAAATTCTGTTGTTGTTGTGGCTGCCTGTTGTTGTAGATGTTTGCAACATAGGCTTGAGGAACATTTGGGCCAACATGTTGCTGCAAAGATGGACAAGCGTCTGTATAATGATCACAAGAAGGGCAGATGCCACATAgacgtgcaacagatgcagatgcaGCTCTTTGATTGCTAGCCAACCGAGTCACCAAACTCACAAGAGCATCATGTTTGCTCTTCAACTTTTTATCCGCATATGATGAAGAATGAGTAGCCACATCATGAACTCCCTTAACAATAATAACATCATTTCTCGCATTGAACTGTTAGGAGTTTGAAGCCATCTTCTCTATCAAATGTCTGGCTTTAGCAAGAGTCATATCTTCAAGAGCTCCACCACTGACAGCATCAATCATACTCTTCTCCATGTTGTTCAAACCTTCATAAAACTACTGGAGAAGGAGTTTCTCAGAAATCTGGTAATGTGAGCAACTTGCACATAACTTCTGAAATATCTCCTTGTACTCGTACAAGCTCCTCTCCACCGAGCTACCTAATCCAAGATATGTATTTCCTTATGGCCGAGGCCCTTGATGCTAGGAAGAATTTCTCCAAAAACAATCTCTTTAGATCATCCCAGCTAGTTATAGACCTAGGCGCAAGGTAGTACAACCAATCCTTTGCCACGTCCTCTAAAGAATGTGGGAACGCCTTAAATAAGATGTGATCTTCAAGGAGATATGAAGGCTTCATTGTTGAGCATACTCTGTGAAACTCCTTCAGATGCTTTTGTGGACATTCACCTACAAGACTATGAAACTTTGGCAACAAATCAATCAGTCAAGTTTTGAGAACATATGGAACATCCTCATTAGGATATTGGATGCACAAGCTTTCATAAGTAAAATCATGTACAACCATCTCCCTAAGAGTCCCCTCGCGAGGTGGAGGTTGGGCCATATTGTTCTTAGTATGATGAAAAGTAgcatattcaaaattaaatgcAAATGTAGTTTTAGAACCAGTCTACACAAAATAGATAGTGGTAGCCACAAAAGGAGACTACCCAACACTATGCAAACTAATGGTATCTAAATGTAAAGACTCTAAAGACAAATTCCGACAATGCCTAACAAATATATGAAAACTCCTATCAATTTTAGGATCAAACGATGCTAATGATCCAAGATTGCCCCTAGTCATGCACTGAGTCAATGCCTATCAACAAAAGTTAACATAAGCAAATATAGGGGGTAGAAATGCAGGTATATGCAAACCTAATCCAAATGAGCTGAAATTTTGTAAGCAACACACTAAAATCATGGAAAGATAgcacaaaaaatttcaaagcaaAATTCAAAGGGTAACTATATCAACCAATGATAGAAAGTAATAAAAACATggaaaataaaacttcaaaaataaaaaaaaaataaaaaatggccTCTTTTTGGAATTGGAGGCAGGGGAAACTAGACAAGCCAGTTGGAATGTGTTAGAAAAGCATTGCCTTGTTTGCTCAACACCAAgaaggggtgaattggtgattaCTAAAAGTGAAtgctttttaaatattttcgcAAACTTTGAATGATCTTGAATCTTTCTTGTAATCTAAGTAATATGCATAGACAATTCAAAGTAAAATAGATAAGGAGAGAAGAACAAACACAAGGTTTTTATcttggttcggcctcaatgcctacatccagtcacccttccaatcaaccttagattgaaggatctttcactataatgatttgaGATTTACACCAAAAGTTTTACAGAGAACACACTCTCACAATGTAAACACCTCTCCCACTcataatcaaatatagaaagaaaacaCCTGCACACACAACCACACGTCCTTGCTTTAGAACCCTTTGAGACcacctctcaaagtcaagaaccccTTGTTCTTCTTCCTATCTAGCACAAACATGGAACCACAATCCGAGATTGCAAAAACATGTTTCTGATCAATGTAGAAACACCTCAGTAGTGTAGAGTATGATCAGTCAATTACGTCCATAGTTCTTCTCTTAAGAGTCCTTCAAGTTTCTTCCAAATATTTGaatcttggttcttggagcttcTCAATCACCTGTAACACTTTTCTCTAATCAAAGATACCagatataaaaatttcaaatgatCAATTCGTTGCAGTTCAATATGCAGTACGTCAATATATAGATATCTCATAAGAGACAcagattaatcgattacgttagtaatgtaatcggttacataaGTGACAGATGTAACAGAATTACAATTCAAACAGATctaattgaatgcacaattaatataatcgatttgcaataaattcaatcaacatatttaaaattatgaccATTAAAACAGTTATAACTTAGCTTTTAgacaattttcaaaacataacaaacttaattaattacatGTATAGTGTAATTGATTAAGCTAAACActtaagaaaattttgaaaactttttctcttcaaaactcATCACAGCACATATCAAAAAGATgtttgcaaagacacgagttttaatcgatttaacacttaatgtaattgatttaaAACCTGTTGTTTTGCCATAGTTCAAAACATAAGCTATCTTATGAGTTCAATTGATTACAACATCAATGTAATTGATTGTATCATACATAATTGCTTTGTGCTTGATGTTTTATCTCATCAAAACAtttaacatgcatacaaaagaTATACACAGTTATGATCATAGTAGTATGCAAACCAATCAACATGATAACATATGTATTAAACATATAGAAACACTTGTAAACCAACACATGTATCAAACACAAATATAGATTTCTGTTGTGTTAGTATAACATATGTGTGTTATTAcaatcaatgtgttgtcataatcaaaaatcaaatcatCAGAGATTGGGTTCAGCATTCATATTGCTCCCTTATCAACAGAATGGATTACTCGTAATTTTTACCcaaaaagcatatataatacgtccaattttgacatTGGGAGCAAAAGTTACGTTTGTGCGAAGTTTTGACAAACCCGTTTTTCACAAAATAGAACTGGGACTACTACAAGTGCTTCTGGGatttttctatcaaaatatGGACCAAAAGAAGTGAgcataaaaaatttcaaagaaaaataacaccTTTAgctatcaaaacaaaaaatgccaattaattttgaaaatcttgGCATTATTCACACACTACTCATCGCGCTCGAGCACTTCTCTGTTGCATTTTCTTGCCAATTCATGTCAACCATTCTAATTCTCCTAATTTTGACACAAAAGAAccacaaaacaaaacacacaaaaaagatCCAAGACACACACACTAAACagaacacaacacacactaacacataGACCTAAGACagaaccgttggtccccggcaaTGACGCCAAATTTGATCGAGGCCatacccgaatcaaattaatatgaaattaagtGTAGCAAACTAGGAAGtaactcctaggtcgtctctcaaggaccaaatgtgattcaagtaataaaacaaacacgtagtggggggggaCGAGGGGGTGgatgggggggggggggagggcAGGAGGTTTGTGTGAGCAGATTATGAATAAAGACACGAATTAAAACATTGGTTAAGGACAAGTTGGTTATTAGTTCAACCGCAATGCTTCAAATCCCTGATTACCAATAATTATACACTCATTTCACCCTAATCCAACACGGATTAACctactaagcgaagattaaaaCAATTATCATAGTGCACGCAATTAATCAGTTCTGTCCTACCACAAATTAAGCATGTGTGGTTGTAATctactaagcgaagattaaatATAGATTATGAGACTAAGCGTGTATCTAACTGCAAGCGCAAATGAATTATATGATGTGAGGCAAAATTAGGACAATCACAATGACAACACAAATTATCTCATGGAAACATAGCAGTTTCACCAATCACCAACCCAACACAATTAAGTTACCATTAAAACACAATGTAAACATCAAACCGAATTGGAAAACATTGGAGTCAAgaacaaaacaacaacaatgaaCTAAAGCAACAACAAGGCAACAAAACGCAATAAAACAACAATTGAAAATGCAACAAAACGAATACCTAGAAAATGCAAACCTAAAACAACAATTGATACCAAAATACGATTTTCAAATCAAAAAACAAACTATACAGAAGTAATGAAAACGAAATTCAAAATTAGAATCAAATTGGAAGTGAGAAACGAACTTAAGCCtacagaaaaagaaacaaaaaacaaaaatgaaggaGAAACCCAGAAACAAAATCAACTATATGAAATTGTAATGAAAAGGAGTTcaatacataaaacaaaaatggaaacCTCGTGAAAGCTTTGGTccaaaaaactaaaagtaaCATGGCAATGTAATTGTAGAATATGAGAGTCTCCCTCCTTTGGACACAAACCTATGTTAGTaatgttttcattatttttccaattattttaaattgtagaaAATTTAAAGATGAACTAATTGAAATATACTCTTATAGAGCTATTAGTAAAGATGCACAAGCTCCACAAAAAAGAACACTGCCTTGTTCATTCCCAACAATTCCTCCAATGCCAGCCTTTCCTGCTTTGACCAAAGTGATTTTGCAGAAATTTCCtcatttaactatttttatgtGAATTTTAGTATACATGAGTAAATTTTagtccataaaaaaaatttaatccttttattttcttcttggaatttttttaattatatctgaGGATTGGATGAAAAGAGTATGACGATTTCGCATGAGATATAAGTCCAGAAGACAAGTTCTATTATGGGTGACAATGACCATCAGCTTCTTTTGCAGCATTTGttgataataaattagaatatttgGCTTACAGTGCTGAAGTTCTAATTTATGATAACATTTTAATCGTACGACCTTACCACTAAAGATCTTGTAAGACAATAGTGACGTGCCTTTTTGatttaataaatgataatagAGAAATACTGCGAGCTTCGATGGGTAGGAGGAATGCGCAACATCAGTGTGCCATCGCCATTGACAGCTTTATGCACCTCAATTGAAATACACTACTAGAATAAGTTCTATACACTCATTCAACTATGGATtgtcataattaaaaattattgaccTTTGCCATAATGATTTTCTAATTACTTGACAACGAACGCTTTTTTACAGAGTGTatcaaaatttatctttattggCATCTATATCTCTAAATTGTCATTGTGTGTTCTGATTCATGATTTGATTTCAGGTATTTGAACCCAAATTCACATCCTCTTTGACGGTACCTGAATTTTCTTCACCCATATCAACTGCAACTGGCTTAACGGGTGTCACAGTTGATGAGGGTGTAGCCAAGGTTGGGGAATCCACATCCATAGCACAATCTTTGCCACctttatctaaaatattatcTTCAATCTTATCATTAGAAAAAGCACCACTTTCAGAAGCTGAAATCTCATTTCCTGTAGTAGCCAAGCTCCAGTCTTTGTTCTCTTGCAACGTGTTACTTGGAACTGTATCATCAACAGGGTGCAAGACAGGAGGGTTAACACAATTTGATAGTGGATCAACATCCATATCAGATATAAAACTGGCATTCTCAAAACGTTCGCCATTTCTAGTGATAACTCCATCCTCACCCTGATCGGTGATATCATGCATTGCAGTCGCACATCCAGGGGCTTCATTTGATTGATGTTTATCTTCACCACCATCCAAAGATAAGACATCATTGATAACATGCTTCTTAATAACCATGTCCTGACCCCGGTTACCAGAATCAACCCTGAAACTTTCCAGTGCAATATCAATATCGATCCATTTCTCCATGGAATTAGTGTCAGTTTGGACGCTCTCTTTATCAAGTAGAGTATTTAACTGCTTCCGAACTGAAACTGCCAATGACACCGCGTGATCACGAATTAAAGAATCAAAAGGGGGGCAATGCAGCATCTTATTCAGTGCCTGGTGATACTGAAATAAGGTGACAGATGGTAAAACGGACCCTCTCTTTCGGCAGATACTGAGAACTTTCAAGATATGCTCACAAAGGTTGCCATCTTGTGCCCAACTACAATCACAAATGCTCAACATTGAACCAGCATTCCAGACAACAAAAACTTTATCTCGATCATCTTGATCAGTAACCTTAGCACATCCATCTTCTATTGAGACATCAGCGTCTGGAATGTTCAGTGCTTTGCGCCATGATGTCAAACCACTCATCCATTCATTTTTCCAGTATCGTGCAAAATCATCTTTTCCCGAGTACTCATCCAGCCAGAAATAAGAGTGGACTTTTGTACCCAACTTGTCCACCAACCAATCTGCCCGCTGATAAACaccaatttctttttcattcaacAGCCTAATCTTCAATTGGTTGTGGTAAAATTCTATAGCTGCACAAGACTCCTGGCTAGCAAGTGGAAGTGTTTGAAGTGTATTGACCCATGCTCCTATATCAAAGGGACAGTAATTTCAATGTACATAAAGTTACAATAACAAAttcacattataaaaatatcccATACAAACATTATGATTTTATCCTCAACCTGATTGATATTGTATTAACCGAAATACTCAGGAAATAGCATCCTGCAAAGTTAATAAGTTGGAAAAAACAAACAGCAACAGTCACAACCAGTTAGTAAGTATATTATGTGCAGTGGTTTTTCCCACCAAACAAGAGCAAGCCAGTAAAAGACCGCGCACATATTCAGATAAGAAGCCTTGAACATCACATCATCGCACATATAAATTTCTAAACATATTCTACCactaaaattacataaatagcACAACATGAGTAAAGTCAACTTTCAAAACTACTACACTTGATGATTGATAATATTCATCACGATAATGTATTGGCATCAATCAAGTTGACCAACTCTTTGTTGTCATTGTAACAAAATCTTTACCATAATATGAATGAatctatattattttgaaaaaccatTACCATCTtcataagaaatataatttgcCTCCACGTGCGTCTTTGAGAAATGATGTTTAATATCTGGGATAGGTAATGGATTccatttctttatttaatatgcTATATTATAAATGGGTCTGTGGGTGACTAAActgtcaaaattatttttaaaggataatatattgttatgaacattattaattattaagagTTTCTTCATAACCTTAGAAAATGATCATGAAAAACTACATTTGTCCCcccaattaaaataatatttttcatgtatacataattttgacatcaaaattATAGCATTTAATTAGAGCACAGACTAGTGTCAAAGTAAATGCAGATGTTAGATTCCTGAATAGGGCATAAATCTAATAAGAACAAGAACAGTTATAATAGATTGTGGGCGCACTGTTACTTCTCAAtttcataagaaaataaatcGCATTCCACTATCTAGGTATTACTAACCTATTCTAGGATGCCATGTGGACTTGAAATAGTCCATAAATTTGGATTCATCAATAAACTCTTCCATGAATTCTTCAAAGAGTGATGTGTTTCCTTGAAGACGGCAAATATTATCCACTATGCACCCAAGCCGTCTGGATATCTTTATTAGCATATCAGATTTCAAGCACTTTACTAAGTTTTTATGCCATAAATGACGAACTCGCCAGAAACTAATCATTACTGTACACTGAAACACATCCCtgaaaaaatatagaatatagATACTTGTTAGCAAAGAGGTTGTTGGGGTAAAATAAATTCCTTGAACCGATAGAGTAAAACACAGCTAGGTTTCATACTTCAgctttcaaaatacaaaaaacaacTTCTATATCAGCATCAGAACCAATCATCAGCAGTAATAGCATCACCACAGAAGCAAACTACACAAGCACCCCACAAGGTCCTTACAAGCATCAAAGACACTTTCTAAGAGCAATTATTTCCCAAATTCAATTCTTTCGCACACAAGCAcgaaatttgaattttaacaaCAATAAGCCACATgaatcaaaaacacttaaagagatgaaaatattaattttggtCTTGACAGAAAAAGCAGAACACAGGAAGACgtcactataaaaataaaagtttgcaATGCATTGCTATACTTATTCAACATTAAAAGAACGCTACCATTAACAATAgaaaatatcacaaaaatttTGAACCAACCTGATTGCTAGAATATCATATAATGGATCATCTACTATGAAGCCAGCCAACTTCCAAGTAGGATCTTTGGTGTGAACTCTATTGTAAAGAGCCCTCATCCATCGATGTGCATCTAAACTTGAAAACCTTGGTGCTATTATCCATGCCACTGGAATGGCCTTCTTGTCTGAGTTGAACACTAGAAGACTATGAATGGGATACTGGATAACAATTACCAGCATGCTTACTTTTAGTTTCAAGAAAACTAAACCAAAgcaaatatgtttttggttacTTCAAATCAAGGGAAAATGGAAGTAACAAACCTGTAATTTATTTGTACCAAATCTTGAATCTGAGGCAAGCAGACCCCGGTTTCCAAATTTAATCAATTGTTGCAATTGCCACTCTGTTTGAATGCCCAGAGTAAATGGATCTGCATCAGAGAAATCTTCGTAGAAAAAAACCTGATTTTGGTGACTTTCAACCCACATGCTTATACTAAcagcatcatcatcatctagcTCATACGTAGAACGACGGATTGCCCTCTCTTGTCGTCGAACATAACGGTGGGTCAAAAGGTCATCACGGTTAGATGGACCACCTTGTTTCTCAACAGATTCATTGTGTCTCTGCATAATGGTTTCCACAGAGACTCCAACATATAGAAGGGATAAAACCCGAAGTCGGAGATCTTCTGAGATATATGGAGCAAACATAGCACGTGTTCCAGCAGCCTTTTTGTCCTGTGGACCATGGCATGGCAAACCCTTTTTGTCCACATGCTTATCATCATTATATATGATTAGGGCAACTGAAGGTTCAGCTATAAGGCGCTTCACAATAAAATGACAAGTACAACCTCTCTTGGTATTTGGTCTACCTgcatttttcttctttggaaCATACGTAGTTCGACTCGGTCGGACAATACCACCTTTTCTATGGTCATCCGGACCAAAGGAACACCAATACCTACATTGGGATGGTATTAATCTCTACATTGCAGTagaatgcaaaagacagtaacaTCGAGTAAGTTATTCCCAATAAAGACAATTACAACTTACAAAATGTACTCTAGTATGCCATCAACCTTTTGCTTGAAAGGCGTTGATGGAGACCGTCGACGCCTTGCTTCAACATGAAATCTTGTAGGACattctttattatttgattCACCCCTCACAAAATCATCAACTCTAGCAAATGGGATTAGAGCAACTTTATCTAATTTATCATGCCAACCTTCCACTTTTGACCAAACTAGGTCAGAAGAAGAAATTTCCAATGTGGGAGGATTTTGTACTGGAAGAGATAAGATTGCATCCCATCTGGCCATTGTAGATTAACACTAAATGAATTTTGCCTGTTTAAAATCCATTATCAATTGATTTTGCAATTAGCATTATTATCATGAGGTCCAACCTCCAATGAAACAACAAACACAGTTGAAGACACTGTCATTGTCACTATATTCTAAATTGTACAAAGGAAGTACAGTTGAAGGAAAAGGTTCCCATGAATTTCATGagtgtaaattttttaaaggaACGCGAAAATTGGAAGAACTCGACCAAATGGAAgccaaataaattcaaattgcAAGCACAGGAGGAAAAAAAGGAAGGAACTACTTCAatcacacacaaacacacactaGCAGACCTAGATACTTCTAATAATATAAGGTgccaaaatcatacaaaatataCCTTTCAATTCATCTAATTACCTTTAAACTTACATACAAACAGTTATTTaactgaaaataattaatatattattttaatttactatcCAAGACTATTATTACCAATCACAGACAGCAGCAACCTCAAAAATGATGTCCATGCTATAGCAGTTACTGAGAAGAGGCTATATCAAAGACCAAGAATGCAAGACAAAGATTTATACTACACTCATACAAATGCTAAAAAATACACAGTCAAAATTAAAGATGTATTTATCTTTAAATCAAAAGTCATAGTCTATAGATTCTAGGCGGAAAATCACCATCAATCTACAGCAAAAAGAGTAGCATTACAAAGGGAGATATAGAGAAACAGAATTTAGCATACACTGCCTACAAATACGGCTGAAGATAGTAGAGCAGTAGTCTCACGGTCGCATGAAATCGAAGAAAGT
Protein-coding sequences here:
- the LOC108319793 gene encoding uncharacterized protein LOC108319793 isoform X2 gives rise to the protein MLKQGVDGLHQRLSSKRYWCSFGPDDHRKGGIVRPSRTTYVPKKKNAGRPNTKRGCTCHFIVKRLIAEPSVALIIYNDDKHVDKKGLPCHGPQDKKAAGTRAMFAPYISEDLRLRVLSLLYVGVSVETIMQRHNESVEKQGGPSNRDDLLTHRYVRRQERAIRRSTYELDDDDAVSISMWVESHQNQVFFYEDFSDADPFTLGIQTEWQLQQLIKFGNRGLLASDSRFGTNKLQYPIHSLLVFNSDKKAIPVAWIIAPRFSSLDAHRWMRALYNRVHTKDPTWKLAGFIVDDPLYDILAIRDVFQCTVMISFWRVRHLWHKNLVKCLKSDMLIKISRRLGCIVDNICRLQGNTSLFEEFMEEFIDESKFMDYFKSTWHPRIGAWVNTLQTLPLASQESCAAIEFYHNQLKIRLLNEKEIGVYQRADWLVDKLGTKVHSYFWLDEYSGKDDFARYWKNEWMSGLTSWRKALNIPDADVSIEDGCAKVTDQDDRDKVFVVWNAGSMLSICDCSWAQDGNLCEHILKVLSICRKRGSVLPSVTLFQYHQALNKMLHCPPFDSLIRDHAVSLAVSVRKQLNTLLDKESVQTDTNSMEKWIDIDIALESFRVDSGNRGQDMVIKKHVINDVLSLDGGEDKHQSNEAPGCATAMHDITDQGEDGVITRNGERFENASFISDMDVDPLSNCVNPPVLHPVDDTVPSNTLQENKDWSLATTGNEISASESGAFSNDKIEDNILDKGGKDCAMDVDSPTLATPSSTVTPVKPVAVDMGEENSGTVKEDVNLGSNT
- the LOC108319793 gene encoding uncharacterized protein LOC108319793 isoform X1; the encoded protein is MARWDAILSLPVQNPPTLEISSSDLVWSKVEGWHDKLDKVALIPFARVDDFVRGESNNKECPTRFHVEARRRRSPSTPFKQKVDGILEYILYWCSFGPDDHRKGGIVRPSRTTYVPKKKNAGRPNTKRGCTCHFIVKRLIAEPSVALIIYNDDKHVDKKGLPCHGPQDKKAAGTRAMFAPYISEDLRLRVLSLLYVGVSVETIMQRHNESVEKQGGPSNRDDLLTHRYVRRQERAIRRSTYELDDDDAVSISMWVESHQNQVFFYEDFSDADPFTLGIQTEWQLQQLIKFGNRGLLASDSRFGTNKLQYPIHSLLVFNSDKKAIPVAWIIAPRFSSLDAHRWMRALYNRVHTKDPTWKLAGFIVDDPLYDILAIRDVFQCTVMISFWRVRHLWHKNLVKCLKSDMLIKISRRLGCIVDNICRLQGNTSLFEEFMEEFIDESKFMDYFKSTWHPRIGAWVNTLQTLPLASQESCAAIEFYHNQLKIRLLNEKEIGVYQRADWLVDKLGTKVHSYFWLDEYSGKDDFARYWKNEWMSGLTSWRKALNIPDADVSIEDGCAKVTDQDDRDKVFVVWNAGSMLSICDCSWAQDGNLCEHILKVLSICRKRGSVLPSVTLFQYHQALNKMLHCPPFDSLIRDHAVSLAVSVRKQLNTLLDKESVQTDTNSMEKWIDIDIALESFRVDSGNRGQDMVIKKHVINDVLSLDGGEDKHQSNEAPGCATAMHDITDQGEDGVITRNGERFENASFISDMDVDPLSNCVNPPVLHPVDDTVPSNTLQENKDWSLATTGNEISASESGAFSNDKIEDNILDKGGKDCAMDVDSPTLATPSSTVTPVKPVAVDMGEENSGTVKEDVNLGSNT